The window CACTTTATTGAATTGCTCCAAGTAGATAACGAAACCATAGATACTCACTTAGCGTTGGGTAATCTTTTTCGTTCTCGTGGCGAAGTCGACCGCGCAATTCGTATTCACCAAAATCTTATTTCCCGTTCGGGTCTGACTCTTGACCAGAAAAACCTCGCCCTTCAGCAACTCGCTAAAGACTATATGGTTTCTGGTTTTCTGGACCGTGCGGAAAAGATATTTGAACAGTTGGTCGAAGAGCCAGAACATCGAGAAGGTGCGCTGCAACAGCTTGTGACCATTTACCAGCAAACACGTGAATGGGAAAAAGCGATTCACTACGCTAACCAACTGGCAAAAATGAGCAATAAGCGCTCTCGAATGCGAGCGAATATTGCTCATTACTGGTGTGAAATTGCTATGCTAGATCAAGCTGATGGCAATAAGAACAAAGCGGTTCAGCATTTTAAAAAAGCACTCTCTGAAGATCCTAAATGTGTGCGTGCCAGTATTGCTTTAGGGCGCATGTATTTAGAGTCGGAAGATTACAAACAAACCATTAAATATTTAACTTCGATCCTAGAGCAAGATAAAGACTTCATTAGCGACGTTTTGCCGACGATTGCAGAGTGCTACCACCACTTAGGACAAGAAGATGAGCTGGTGGAATTCCTTCGGGCTTGTATCGATAAGAAAGCTGGAGTGTCAGCAGAATTAATGCTGGCACAGTTGGTTGCGCATCACGAAAGCGTGGGCGCAGCACAGGAGCTGTTGACCAAGCAGCTACTGAAAAATCCGACCATGAAAGGTTTCTACCGTTTGATTGATTACCATATTGCAGAGGCGGAAGATGGTCGTGCAAAAGACAGTCTTTCAACCTTACAAGCCATGGTTGGTGAACAGCTAAAAGTGAAACCTCATTATCGATGCAGAAAATGTGGTTTTTCTACTCATTCCCTGTATTGGCATTGTCCATCTTGTAAGGGATGGGGGACGATCAAACCAATCCGTGGATTGGATGGTGAATAATTTTAGTGCAGCTGGCAGGTTTTCTGTCCGCTGCATTTTTTTAGAAAAAAGAAAATTTTAGGAGATGAAATGATCGACCAAAAAGTTATTGTCGCACTGGATTATGATAACCAAGCGGATGCGCTTGCGTTTGTAGATCGCATTGATCCTGCGTCATGCCGTTTAAAAGTCGGCAAAGAGATGTTTACACTATTTGGTCCTGATTTCGTACGTGAGCTACACAAACGTGGTTTCTCTGTATTTTTGGATTTAAAATTTCATGATATCCCAAATACTTGTTCGAAAGCCGTGCGTGCGGCAGCGGAACTGGGTGTTTGGATGGTGAATGTTCATGCAAGCGGCGGTGAACGTATGATGACAGCGTCTCGTGAGATTCTGGAACCATATGGAAAAGATCGCCCGCAGCTGATTGGTGTAACGGTACTAACCAGCATGGAACAGAGTGATTTGGCAGGTATAGGCTTGAATGTCGCTCCTCAAGAGCAAGTTATTCGTCTGGCGACACTAACGAAAAACTCGGGTCTTGATGGCGTAGTATGTTCTGCGCAAGAAGCTTCAATGTTGAAAGGCGAGCTGGGCAAAGAGTTTAAGCTGGTGACACCTGGTATTCGTCCTGCTGGTTCTGAGCAAGGTGACCAGCGTCGTATCATGACACCAGTAGACGCTATTCAAGCTGGCTCTGACTACTTGGTTATTGGCCGTCCTATTACTCAGGCTGGTGATCCTGCTGCGGTATTGAAGTCAATCAATGACAGCTTAGCGAACATGTAATTACTAAACCCAGTGATTGTTGATTCCAAAGGTGGGGCAGTGATGTCCCACCTTTTTCTATTTGTTCGATGGGTATTGGATCGTCTAACCTAAGGCAGAGAATTTAGGCTTAATGCTCTACGGCCAATCGACTTTGAATTAGGGCATAACACTATATTGGTCACAGTTTTATAACATAAAGCGCTGTGACAAACAGAAAATGCAAGCGGGTGTTATTGATGGGTTGCGTTACAAATAGGTTACGAATACTATGACGGAGATGCATTTACTGCGTTGTAAGGTCTAGGATGACCTGGTGAATCTCTTTGAAACTAATGCAGAAGTTGGCAGGACGTCGCTTCGTATTATACTTTTTTACTTTCCTGTCTGCGTAGGGCTATTCTCGCAGATCTTGTGAGCTTCACTCACGGTCTTCCTTGTATCTACCTTAGATCGCAAATCATAACAAGGAAGAAAAATGACCAAGAAACTGCCATTTTCAGTATTAGCAATACTAACGGCGACCAGTTTTCAGCTGAATGCGGCTGAATTGCCAGCCGATATTGAATGGACTTCAAACAACAATGAGCCACTGTTCGCTTCAGAAGAAGCGGTTCACGGCGGCACTTATCGTACTTATATTGAAAGCTTCCCACAGACATTACGCAGTGTTGGCCCTGATGCAAACTCAGGATTACGCCAATACTTAATGGATGGTACGCCAAAAATGGCGCAACGCCACCCAAATACGGGTAAATGGATTCCGCAACTTGCCAAGTCATGGGCCTTTGGTGACGATAATAAAACGGTTTATTTTAAGCTAGATGAAACCGCAAAATGGTCAGATGGTGAGAAGATTACCGCAGATGACTACGTCTTTATGATGAAGTACTACACATCGAAAGACATCATTGACCCTTGGTACAACGACTTCTTTACCAACAGCATCGTGAGTGTCGAAAAGATTGATGACTACACCATTCAAGTGAACCTTGCGGTTGCTCAAAGTCATGACTCCCTGATGGTGATGATCAACATGCCGAGTAATGGTTTCCAGCCTCGTCCGAAACATTTTTTTGAAGGTGAAAAAGACGCAAATAATGACGGTATGCCGGATAACTTTGTACGCAAATACAACTTCAAAGCGGAACCGACGGCGGCGCCATACTATTTAGATAAAGTAAAGAAAGGTAAGAGTGTTACTTTCAAACACGTTGGTGAAGACTGGTGGGGTTATAACAACCGTTACTACAAGAACCGTTACAACGTAGACAAAGTACGCATTACCGTTATTCGTGACCCGGATATCGCGCTTAAGCACTTTGAAAAAGGAAATCTAGATTACTTTGAAATGGTGTTGCCGAATTATTGGCACGACAAGACGAACACCGATGTTTATAAAAACGGTTATATCGAGAAATATTGGGGCTTCAACCAAGCACCACAAGGTGCTGGTGGTGTATGGATGAACACGGCAATGCCTATGCTTGATAACCTTGAGGTGCGCAAAGGCATCATGGTTGCGACCGATTTTGACGGTATGATAGAGAATATCATGCGTGGCGACTACTCACGCAAGCCACACGGTCTTGGTTTTGGGCATGGTGAATACGACGATCCGAATAATACGCCACCCAAGTTTGATGTGGCTGAAGCCGTTAAACATTTTGAGAAAGCCGGGTTTGATACTGTTGGTGCAGATGGCATTCGTGTAAACGACAAAGGCCAGCGCTTGAGCTTTGCGATTACCTACGGTTATAACTCTTGGACTCCGCGAATTGCTTATCTTAAAGAGCAAGCTAAGTTGGCGGGCCTGGAGTTTACCCTTAACCTGGTCGACGGTTCATCTGCATTTAAATATATCCTGGAGAAGAAGCATCAACTGGCGTTCTTGAATATGGGGTCAGGTGAAATTCCAGCATACTGGGAATATCTCCACTCGGATAATGCGAACAAACCTCAGACTAACGCGCACACCAACTTCAGCAGCCCTGAGCTGGATAAGCTGATTGAGGCGTATGATGCTGAGTTTGATCAGCAAAAACGTTACGAACTGTCACACCAGATTCAAGAGTATGTGACTGAAGCAAATATTATCGTTCCTGGGTATATGGTCCCTTACTCACGTGTTGCGCATTGGCGTTGGGTGAAGATTCCAAAAGATGGCATGACTAAAGCGACAGAATGGATCCTGCATCCAATGGATATTGG is drawn from uncultured Vibrio sp. and contains these coding sequences:
- the pyrF gene encoding orotidine-5'-phosphate decarboxylase produces the protein MIDQKVIVALDYDNQADALAFVDRIDPASCRLKVGKEMFTLFGPDFVRELHKRGFSVFLDLKFHDIPNTCSKAVRAAAELGVWMVNVHASGGERMMTASREILEPYGKDRPQLIGVTVLTSMEQSDLAGIGLNVAPQEQVIRLATLTKNSGLDGVVCSAQEASMLKGELGKEFKLVTPGIRPAGSEQGDQRRIMTPVDAIQAGSDYLVIGRPITQAGDPAAVLKSINDSLANM
- a CDS encoding extracellular solute-binding protein, which codes for MTKKLPFSVLAILTATSFQLNAAELPADIEWTSNNNEPLFASEEAVHGGTYRTYIESFPQTLRSVGPDANSGLRQYLMDGTPKMAQRHPNTGKWIPQLAKSWAFGDDNKTVYFKLDETAKWSDGEKITADDYVFMMKYYTSKDIIDPWYNDFFTNSIVSVEKIDDYTIQVNLAVAQSHDSLMVMINMPSNGFQPRPKHFFEGEKDANNDGMPDNFVRKYNFKAEPTAAPYYLDKVKKGKSVTFKHVGEDWWGYNNRYYKNRYNVDKVRITVIRDPDIALKHFEKGNLDYFEMVLPNYWHDKTNTDVYKNGYIEKYWGFNQAPQGAGGVWMNTAMPMLDNLEVRKGIMVATDFDGMIENIMRGDYSRKPHGLGFGHGEYDDPNNTPPKFDVAEAVKHFEKAGFDTVGADGIRVNDKGQRLSFAITYGYNSWTPRIAYLKEQAKLAGLEFTLNLVDGSSAFKYILEKKHQLAFLNMGSGEIPAYWEYLHSDNANKPQTNAHTNFSSPELDKLIEAYDAEFDQQKRYELSHQIQEYVTEANIIVPGYMVPYSRVAHWRWVKIPKDGMTKATEWILHPMDIGNFWIDLDVKKETEKAMDDGKTFPEVSVVDDRYKL
- the lapB gene encoding lipopolysaccharide assembly protein LapB, translating into MLELLFLLLPIAAAYGWYMGHRSAQQDKQKQSHQISRQYMTGLNLLLSDQSDKAVDHFIELLQVDNETIDTHLALGNLFRSRGEVDRAIRIHQNLISRSGLTLDQKNLALQQLAKDYMVSGFLDRAEKIFEQLVEEPEHREGALQQLVTIYQQTREWEKAIHYANQLAKMSNKRSRMRANIAHYWCEIAMLDQADGNKNKAVQHFKKALSEDPKCVRASIALGRMYLESEDYKQTIKYLTSILEQDKDFISDVLPTIAECYHHLGQEDELVEFLRACIDKKAGVSAELMLAQLVAHHESVGAAQELLTKQLLKNPTMKGFYRLIDYHIAEAEDGRAKDSLSTLQAMVGEQLKVKPHYRCRKCGFSTHSLYWHCPSCKGWGTIKPIRGLDGE